The following coding sequences lie in one Burkholderia cepacia genomic window:
- a CDS encoding DUF1439 domain-containing protein yields MTAPRAPGRRRFLAASIGAVGVCISLAACASTFPFIPDHYTFSRGDVQKAVGRKFPYQKTVAQVVDVSLANPAVNLLPDQNRVAVQLDAHFASPFLRAPVSGKFTVSGQLAYDAPSRSVVLRAPAVDSLVLDGDAQMYAQQVGAAAGLLATQLLTNYPIYTFKPEQLQFAGVNYEPGTITILTNGIRVAIVEK; encoded by the coding sequence ATGACCGCACCTCGCGCGCCCGGCCGGCGCCGTTTCCTTGCCGCATCCATCGGCGCCGTCGGCGTGTGCATCTCGCTCGCTGCCTGCGCGTCGACGTTCCCGTTCATCCCCGATCACTACACGTTCTCGCGCGGCGACGTGCAGAAGGCCGTCGGGCGCAAGTTCCCGTACCAGAAGACGGTCGCGCAGGTCGTCGATGTGTCGCTCGCGAACCCGGCCGTCAACCTGCTGCCTGACCAGAACCGCGTCGCCGTGCAGCTCGATGCGCATTTCGCGAGCCCGTTCCTGCGCGCGCCCGTCAGCGGCAAGTTCACCGTGTCGGGCCAGCTTGCGTACGACGCGCCGAGCCGCTCGGTCGTGCTGAGGGCGCCGGCCGTCGACAGCCTCGTGCTCGACGGCGACGCGCAGATGTATGCGCAGCAGGTCGGCGCGGCCGCCGGCCTGCTCGCGACGCAGTTGCTGACCAACTATCCGATCTACACGTTCAAGCCCGAACAGCTGCAATTTGCCGGGGTGAACTACGAACCCGGTACAATTACGATTCTTACAAACGGCATACGCGTGGCGATCGTCGAGAAGTGA
- a CDS encoding YkgJ family cysteine cluster protein, with protein MSVELPVRPAPADVPPPHACREGCGACCIAPSISSPIPGMPGGKPAGVRCVQLGDDLRCMIFGRPERPACCSGLQPSADMCGASRDDALAWLTRLEAATQPSSHTGESSA; from the coding sequence GTGTCCGTCGAATTGCCTGTCCGCCCGGCGCCCGCCGACGTCCCGCCGCCGCATGCATGCCGCGAGGGCTGCGGTGCGTGCTGCATCGCGCCGTCGATTTCCAGCCCGATTCCGGGCATGCCCGGCGGCAAGCCGGCCGGCGTGCGCTGCGTGCAGCTCGGCGACGACCTGCGCTGCATGATCTTCGGCCGGCCCGAGCGCCCCGCGTGCTGTTCCGGGCTGCAGCCGTCCGCCGACATGTGCGGCGCGTCGCGCGACGACGCGCTCGCGTGGCTCACGCGCCTCGAGGCCGCGACGCAGCCGTCGTCGCATACAGGAGAGAGTTCAGCATGA
- a CDS encoding protein-L-isoaspartate O-methyltransferase family protein yields MNIENARFNMIEQQIRPWDVLDLDVLGLLSIVKRENYVPAAYRDLAFADLELPLPGGNSKMLFPRVEARVLQELTVKKHENVLIIGAGSGYLAALFAHRAQHVTAVEIDPTNAKFAEDNLRNDGVTNAEVVLGDGSRGWAGKAPYDVICVAGGLPVVPQEMLEQLKVGGRLSAFVGGRPVMKAQIITRIDDKQYRVADVFETYIDHLVNAIEPSRFKF; encoded by the coding sequence ATGAATATCGAAAACGCGCGTTTCAACATGATCGAACAGCAGATCCGGCCGTGGGACGTGCTGGATCTGGACGTCCTGGGCCTGCTGTCGATCGTCAAGCGTGAAAACTACGTTCCGGCCGCATACCGCGATCTCGCGTTCGCCGACCTCGAACTGCCGCTGCCCGGCGGCAACAGCAAGATGCTGTTCCCGCGCGTCGAAGCGCGCGTGCTGCAGGAGCTGACGGTCAAGAAGCACGAGAACGTGCTCATCATCGGCGCCGGCTCGGGCTACCTCGCCGCACTGTTCGCGCACCGTGCACAGCACGTGACGGCCGTGGAGATCGACCCGACCAACGCGAAATTCGCGGAAGACAACCTGCGCAACGACGGCGTGACCAACGCGGAAGTCGTCCTCGGCGACGGTTCGCGCGGCTGGGCCGGCAAGGCGCCGTACGACGTGATCTGCGTCGCGGGCGGCCTGCCCGTCGTGCCGCAGGAAATGCTCGAGCAGTTGAAGGTCGGCGGCCGCCTGTCGGCATTCGTCGGCGGCCGTCCGGTGATGAAGGCGCAGATCATCACGCGCATCGACGACAAGCAGTACCGCGTCGCCGACGTGTTCGAAACGTACATCGACCACCTCGTCAACGCGATCGAGCCGTCGCGCTTCAAGTTCTGA
- the hemN gene encoding oxygen-independent coproporphyrinogen III oxidase has protein sequence MSSGSADTMFRPDLLAKYGANGPRYTSYPTALQFRDDFDPADYVRAASDPGASSSDLSLYFHIPFCNTACFYCGCNKIATNNHRRARPYLDQLKREMALQAALFDPSRPVTQLHWGGGTPTFLSDDETAELMAATREHFALAPDADAEFSIEIDPRTVTPATLVHLRTIGFNRLSLGVQDFDPAVQQAINRIQPLAMTADLLSAARTTGFHSVSVDLIYGLPHQTVAVFARTLETIIELAPDRLSVFGYAHMPHLFKMQRQIDDATLPPPETRIALLGLAIDMLTSAGYVYIGMDHFARPSDELVRAQRNGTLQRNFQGYSTRADTDLVGFGVSSIGKVGDVYAQNAKDLPAYGAALDAGRLPIARGVRLTPDDRLRRDVITQLMCNLDLPFSHVEAAHGIRFADHFARELDALRPFERDGLLTIARDRLTIHPAGRMVVRNIAMAFDAYLGQTQQQRYSRTV, from the coding sequence ATGAGTTCTGGTTCTGCCGACACAATGTTCCGTCCCGATTTGCTCGCGAAATACGGCGCGAACGGGCCGCGCTATACGTCATATCCCACCGCACTGCAGTTCCGCGACGATTTCGACCCAGCCGATTACGTGCGCGCAGCCAGCGACCCCGGTGCGTCGTCGAGCGACCTGTCGCTGTACTTCCACATCCCGTTCTGCAACACCGCGTGCTTCTACTGCGGCTGCAACAAGATCGCGACCAACAACCACCGCCGCGCCCGCCCGTATCTCGACCAGCTCAAGCGCGAGATGGCGCTGCAGGCCGCGCTGTTCGATCCGTCCCGCCCCGTCACGCAACTGCACTGGGGCGGCGGCACGCCGACCTTCCTGTCCGACGACGAAACGGCCGAGCTGATGGCGGCCACCCGCGAGCACTTCGCGCTCGCGCCGGACGCCGACGCCGAGTTCTCGATCGAGATCGATCCGCGCACGGTCACGCCCGCGACACTCGTGCACCTGCGCACGATCGGCTTCAACCGGCTGAGCCTCGGCGTGCAGGATTTCGATCCGGCCGTCCAGCAGGCGATCAACCGCATCCAGCCGCTCGCGATGACGGCCGACCTGCTCTCCGCCGCGCGCACGACGGGCTTTCATTCGGTGAGCGTCGACCTGATCTACGGGCTGCCGCACCAGACCGTCGCCGTGTTCGCGCGCACGCTCGAGACGATCATCGAGCTCGCGCCCGATCGCCTGTCGGTGTTCGGCTACGCGCACATGCCGCACCTGTTCAAGATGCAGCGGCAGATCGACGATGCGACGCTGCCGCCGCCCGAAACGCGCATCGCGCTGCTCGGCCTCGCGATCGACATGCTGACGTCCGCCGGCTACGTGTACATCGGGATGGACCACTTCGCGCGGCCGTCCGACGAGCTCGTGCGCGCGCAGCGCAACGGCACGCTGCAGCGCAATTTCCAGGGTTACAGCACGCGCGCGGATACCGATCTCGTCGGCTTCGGCGTGTCGTCGATCGGCAAGGTCGGCGACGTCTACGCGCAGAACGCGAAGGATCTGCCGGCCTATGGCGCCGCCCTCGACGCGGGCCGGCTGCCGATCGCGCGTGGCGTGCGGCTCACGCCCGACGACCGGCTGCGCCGCGACGTGATCACGCAACTGATGTGCAACCTCGACCTGCCGTTCTCGCACGTCGAGGCCGCGCACGGCATCCGCTTCGCCGATCATTTCGCGCGCGAGCTCGACGCGCTGCGCCCGTTCGAGCGCGACGGGCTGCTGACGATCGCGCGCGACCGCCTGACGATCCATCCGGCCGGCCGCATGGTCGTACGCAACATCGCGATGGCATTCGACGCGTATCTCGGGCAGACGCAGCAGCAGCGCTATTCGCGCACGGTCTAG